From one Methanomicrobia archaeon genomic stretch:
- a CDS encoding ABC transporter ATP-binding protein: protein MGALLRVQGLCKRYTLSNVEKELVALDNVSFELKKGETVGIIGRSGAGKTTLLRMLRGYERFDEGFIELNGICVTPDSEYADFRKLRDKTAFHLQRSFALYNISVIDNVIKRLRAKQTGLEEVPSLEDEYEELKQEAFKILDLVGLRDKWNHLFTILSGGDKQRVLLARQLAKEPSLLLLDEPGTMSDPLTRKYLLDSVKRVKERTNLGILLVSHMPDVHRYLCDRVLMLDHGHIVADGEPERIIRKFLESLEPVKPLAPIADERHTMVWLDHVWKRYDMVTSHTLMRTIEMQDVSVKIPRGDIVGIVGPSAMGKTVFMRLLGGFESPDRGHILIRIGRVDFANIAEYGRRSIEARSKLGIVHQEFALPPHQLVQDLFAQRIGLKKFEMIKEALEKAKEYQISDVTLDVLLRLADMPEEEARARLKEIGLDENILEALFPKLPATEAFTAAQQYLQAMNLPDEIFGRYISETSMGEEIRLAIASLLASNCEILLLDEPFGDIDPISLRIVTNALKDLNREFATTILVVSHQLEVIRELTHEAILIDEGRVIMRGDPNEVCDAFLDRRFKELV from the coding sequence ATGGGGGCATTATTACGTGTTCAAGGGCTTTGTAAGCGATATACGCTATCCAATGTTGAAAAGGAGTTGGTAGCACTCGACAATGTCTCGTTCGAGCTCAAGAAAGGCGAGACAGTGGGCATCATCGGCCGGAGTGGCGCGGGCAAGACGACGCTGCTCCGCATGCTTCGCGGTTATGAACGATTCGACGAGGGGTTCATCGAGTTGAACGGCATCTGTGTAACGCCTGATTCTGAGTACGCCGATTTCCGGAAGCTTCGAGATAAGACCGCGTTCCATCTCCAGCGCTCGTTCGCACTCTACAACATCTCAGTGATCGATAATGTGATCAAGCGGCTGCGCGCGAAGCAGACGGGTCTCGAGGAGGTCCCCTCGCTCGAGGACGAGTACGAGGAGCTGAAGCAGGAGGCGTTCAAGATCCTTGATCTTGTCGGTCTCCGAGATAAATGGAATCACCTCTTCACCATCCTGAGTGGCGGTGACAAGCAGCGCGTGTTGCTTGCGCGTCAGCTGGCAAAAGAGCCTTCGTTATTACTGCTCGACGAGCCGGGCACGATGTCCGACCCCCTCACGCGCAAATATCTGCTCGATAGTGTGAAACGGGTGAAAGAACGGACAAATCTGGGTATATTGCTCGTCTCGCATATGCCTGATGTGCACCGGTATCTCTGCGATCGTGTGCTCATGCTGGATCACGGCCACATCGTAGCTGATGGCGAGCCGGAACGGATCATCAGGAAGTTTCTGGAGTCGCTCGAGCCCGTCAAACCCCTGGCGCCCATCGCGGATGAACGACACACCATGGTCTGGCTCGACCATGTCTGGAAACGGTACGATATGGTCACGAGCCATACGCTCATGCGCACCATTGAGATGCAGGATGTGTCCGTCAAGATCCCCCGAGGCGATATCGTCGGTATAGTAGGGCCGTCGGCGATGGGGAAGACGGTATTCATGCGGCTCCTGGGCGGTTTTGAGAGCCCTGACCGGGGGCATATCCTTATACGGATCGGTCGCGTCGATTTTGCGAACATTGCGGAATACGGGAGGCGCTCGATCGAAGCCCGGAGCAAGCTGGGCATCGTCCATCAGGAGTTCGCCCTGCCGCCGCATCAGCTCGTGCAGGACCTCTTCGCGCAGCGGATCGGGCTGAAGAAGTTCGAGATGATCAAAGAGGCACTGGAGAAGGCGAAGGAGTACCAGATCAGCGATGTAACACTCGATGTGCTCCTCCGACTGGCGGATATGCCGGAGGAGGAAGCGCGGGCGCGGCTCAAGGAGATCGGACTCGATGAGAACATTCTGGAGGCACTCTTCCCGAAATTGCCCGCGACCGAGGCGTTCACAGCCGCGCAGCAGTATCTGCAGGCGATGAACCTCCCGGACGAGATCTTTGGACGGTACATCTCAGAGACGAGCATGGGTGAGGAGATACGGCTTGCCATCGCGTCGCTGCTGGCCTCGAACTGCGAGATCCTGCTTCTTGATGAGCCCTTTGGCGATATTGACCCGATATCGCTCCGGATCGTGACCAATGCGTTGAAGGATTTAAACCGTGAGTTCGCGACCACGATCCTCGTGGTGAGCCACCAGCTCGAGGTCATCCGCGAGTTGACGCATGAAGCGATCCTCATCGATGAAGGCCGGGTGATCATGCGCGGCGATCCGAACGAGGTCTGCGATGCGTTCCTCGACCGCCGGTTCAAAGAGCTGGTCTGA
- a CDS encoding ATP-binding protein: MDPRVSVVDRRLAGIARIIAVTGGKGGIGKSLTSSVLALTLAQRGYKVGLLDLDMSAPSAHVILGIDGVFPEEEYGIMPPRVHGISFMSICYFTGDEPAPLRGEDITNAMLELLAITRWGALDFLIVDMPPGIGDAAMDVIRWLKRAEFLILTTGSKVALVTVKKVIQLLQELQKPLIGVIENMKMRESALVRDELSAYNVPLLGAIEFDMELEDMIGDANALGKSTMAARLTEIVIHDPRFKLSQS, encoded by the coding sequence ATGGATCCGCGAGTGAGCGTGGTTGACCGGCGGTTAGCGGGCATAGCGCGGATCATCGCGGTAACCGGTGGCAAAGGCGGTATTGGGAAGAGCCTGACCTCATCGGTGCTCGCACTGACCCTTGCTCAGCGGGGCTACAAGGTCGGACTGCTCGATCTGGACATGTCCGCGCCTTCCGCACACGTGATCCTGGGCATTGACGGCGTCTTCCCGGAGGAGGAGTACGGCATTATGCCGCCCCGGGTGCACGGCATCTCGTTCATGAGCATCTGCTATTTCACGGGTGATGAGCCCGCACCGCTGCGTGGTGAGGATATCACGAACGCGATGCTGGAATTGCTCGCCATTACCCGGTGGGGCGCCCTTGATTTTCTCATCGTTGATATGCCACCCGGCATCGGCGATGCTGCTATGGACGTCATCCGGTGGCTGAAGCGCGCCGAGTTCCTGATCCTCACCACCGGCTCGAAGGTCGCCCTGGTCACGGTGAAGAAGGTCATTCAGCTGCTCCAGGAGCTGCAAAAGCCGCTCATCGGCGTCATCGAGAACATGAAGATGCGGGAGTCCGCACTCGTGCGGGACGAGCTGAGCGCATACAACGTGCCGCTCCTGGGCGCGATCGAGTTCGATATGGAGCTCGAGGATATGATCGGTGATGCGAACGCGTTAGGTAAGAGCACCATGGCCGCGCGACTCACCGAGATCGTCATACACGATCCGCGGTTCAAACTGAGCCAGAGCTGA
- a CDS encoding glutaminyl-peptide cyclotransferase yields MSLTVALAGGCVELDSSAPAPAAPSRELPVQYGYRIVSIYPHDPAAFTEGLVYENGYFYEGTGRRGESRLRKVVPETGESIQEHQLPAEYFGEGITLWNDTLIQLTYQSRIGFVYDKETFQLRRTFSYLTEGWGLTHDDRYLIMSDGTATLHFLDPETFREVKQLEVRDNDDRPVPQLNELEFVRGTIYANVWPSNRIVMIAPESGQVVGWIDLTGLLSAEDRLQPVDVLNGIAYDESTDRLFVTGKYWPKLFEITLEGKIPEVTTPKAIYLPAGNGKDE; encoded by the coding sequence ATCAGCCTGACGGTCGCGCTCGCGGGCGGCTGCGTGGAGCTGGATTCATCGGCGCCTGCACCCGCCGCACCGTCCCGGGAATTACCGGTTCAGTATGGCTACCGGATCGTTAGCATTTACCCGCACGATCCCGCAGCCTTCACTGAAGGCCTCGTTTACGAGAACGGGTACTTCTATGAAGGTACCGGTAGGCGCGGTGAATCGCGACTGCGAAAGGTCGTTCCGGAAACCGGGGAAAGCATTCAAGAACATCAACTGCCCGCGGAGTACTTCGGGGAGGGCATTACCCTCTGGAACGATACTCTTATTCAGCTCACCTACCAATCACGGATCGGCTTCGTCTATGATAAAGAGACGTTTCAGCTCCGGCGCACGTTCTCCTACCTCACCGAGGGCTGGGGGCTCACGCACGACGACCGGTACCTGATCATGAGTGACGGCACGGCGACGCTCCATTTCCTGGATCCCGAGACCTTCAGGGAGGTCAAGCAGCTTGAGGTCCGTGATAACGACGACAGACCGGTACCGCAGCTCAACGAGCTCGAATTCGTCAGGGGCACCATCTACGCGAACGTGTGGCCGAGCAATCGCATCGTGATGATCGCGCCGGAAAGCGGTCAGGTAGTAGGCTGGATAGACCTCACCGGGCTCCTGAGCGCGGAGGATCGATTGCAGCCCGTTGATGTGCTCAACGGGATTGCATACGACGAATCAACCGATCGGCTCTTCGTCACCGGCAAGTACTGGCCGAAGCTCTTCGAGATCACGCTCGAGGGCAAGATACCCGAGGTCACAACGCCAAAGGCTATTTATCTACCTGCAGGTAACGGAAAAGATGAGTGA
- a CDS encoding amino acid ABC transporter substrate-binding protein, translating into MVVAVVSIELIGKRFARDGEVDADIPVKIGAIYNLAGAQSSLDTPSANGAQLAVKELNARGGIHGRELLLVLYDGKTDPRTIAECAHRLIDTDQVCAIIGFSDTDMVLAAAPIAADAKTVFITSGATSPKLPGAVPEYLFLACFGDNVQAAAGAEYACEYRGLKTAYLLVGEDREYTRLLAAYFRARYTELGGTILREDSFTGGTLNFSAQIAALKALNPAPELLYIASGPDEIGRIVKQFRDAGITQPIFGGDAYDTPELVRIAGAETSEVYFTTHALLDEDTGTDRARAFIAAYRTEYGVEPENAFAALGYDTVMLLADAIDRAGSDDPAAILGALAATKDWEGVTGSISYEPGSRIPTKGVTIVSVMNGTFTYSETVVPEQVPAP; encoded by the coding sequence ATGGTCGTTGCGGTCGTCAGCATCGAGCTGATCGGCAAGCGATTTGCACGTGACGGCGAAGTAGACGCAGACATACCCGTAAAAATCGGCGCGATCTACAACCTGGCGGGCGCGCAATCCTCGCTTGATACACCCTCGGCCAATGGCGCGCAGCTCGCGGTAAAGGAGCTGAATGCGCGGGGTGGCATACATGGCCGCGAGCTTCTGCTGGTACTCTATGACGGAAAGACTGACCCCCGCACCATTGCGGAGTGCGCCCATCGCCTGATCGACACGGATCAGGTCTGCGCGATCATCGGGTTCAGCGATACCGACATGGTGCTCGCCGCCGCGCCGATTGCGGCCGACGCGAAAACCGTCTTCATCACGTCGGGCGCCACCTCGCCGAAACTGCCCGGGGCCGTGCCGGAGTATCTCTTCCTCGCCTGCTTCGGTGATAATGTGCAAGCCGCGGCGGGTGCGGAATATGCCTGTGAGTACCGGGGCTTGAAGACCGCGTACCTGCTGGTAGGCGAGGACAGGGAATACACGCGCCTCTTAGCCGCGTATTTCAGGGCACGATATACCGAACTGGGTGGTACCATTCTGCGGGAAGATTCCTTCACGGGCGGCACCCTGAACTTTTCAGCGCAGATCGCGGCATTAAAAGCGCTAAACCCCGCGCCTGAGCTGCTCTATATCGCATCCGGGCCCGATGAGATCGGCAGGATTGTGAAACAGTTCCGGGACGCGGGGATCACACAGCCGATCTTCGGTGGCGATGCGTACGATACGCCGGAACTGGTGCGGATCGCGGGCGCGGAGACGAGCGAGGTTTATTTCACGACACACGCGCTGCTCGACGAAGACACGGGCACTGATCGTGCCAGAGCGTTTATCGCTGCGTACCGTACGGAATACGGCGTTGAGCCGGAAAACGCATTCGCCGCACTGGGGTACGACACCGTGATGCTCCTGGCCGACGCGATCGATCGCGCCGGCTCGGACGACCCCGCGGCGATCCTGGGGGCACTCGCGGCAACGAAGGACTGGGAAGGCGTTACCGGCTCGATCAGCTACGAGCCAGGGAGTAGAATACCGACAAAGGGCGTGACGATCGTGTCCGTGATGAACGGAACATTCACGTACTCTGAGACGGTCGTGCCGGAGCAGGTGCCCGCGCCGTAG
- the rdgB gene encoding RdgB/HAM1 family non-canonical purine NTP pyrophosphatase gives MGKRRKVLFITANAHKVQEIQELAAAESRAITIEHLDYDYPELQLDTLEEVARESATYIQNRITIKRPFFLEDSGLHIPVLNGFPGPFSAFVFRTIGNEGIVRLMAGQTGEARTATFKTVVAYCASRTATPLLFVGAVNGRIAETARGTNGFGYDPLFEISGKTFAEMSRAEKNERSHRSRAFMKFLAHIA, from the coding sequence ATGGGCAAGAGAAGAAAGGTGCTCTTCATTACCGCCAATGCGCACAAGGTGCAGGAGATACAGGAGCTGGCGGCAGCCGAATCGCGAGCGATCACGATCGAGCATCTCGATTACGACTATCCCGAGCTGCAGCTCGATACCCTCGAGGAGGTGGCGCGGGAGAGTGCGACCTACATCCAGAACCGGATCACGATCAAGCGGCCCTTCTTCCTCGAAGATTCCGGACTCCACATACCCGTCTTGAACGGCTTCCCCGGCCCTTTTTCCGCATTCGTATTCCGGACGATCGGGAACGAGGGGATCGTGCGGTTGATGGCGGGCCAAACGGGTGAAGCCCGCACCGCAACCTTTAAGACCGTGGTCGCTTACTGTGCATCACGAACCGCGACGCCGCTGCTCTTCGTCGGTGCCGTTAACGGTCGTATAGCGGAAACGGCGAGAGGCACGAACGGCTTCGGCTATGACCCGCTCTTCGAGATCAGCGGTAAGACCTTCGCCGAGATGAGCCGCGCAGAGAAGAATGAGCGCTCGCACCGGAGCCGCGCATTCATGAAGTTCCTGGCCCATATCGCGTAG
- the hypA gene encoding hydrogenase nickel incorporation protein HypA, producing the protein MHEWALAEAVIEAAVADARKEGMTEITEITVRIGELQQIELDPFTFALDEIMKLHGTLLQNAQVKLEDEPAIFTCRVCGTEWHYQRSDLNEAEGEAIHFAPEVAHAYMRCPSCKSPDFEVVQGRGVTIQRIKGLK; encoded by the coding sequence ATGCACGAATGGGCGCTGGCAGAGGCGGTCATTGAGGCTGCCGTTGCAGATGCACGGAAAGAAGGGATGACCGAGATCACGGAGATCACCGTGCGGATCGGTGAGCTGCAGCAGATAGAGCTCGACCCGTTCACCTTTGCGCTGGACGAGATCATGAAACTGCACGGGACGCTGCTGCAGAACGCGCAGGTGAAGCTGGAAGACGAGCCGGCGATCTTCACCTGCCGGGTCTGCGGTACCGAATGGCACTATCAGAGATCGGACCTGAACGAAGCAGAGGGCGAAGCGATCCATTTTGCACCGGAAGTGGCGCACGCGTATATGCGCTGCCCGAGCTGTAAGAGCCCTGACTTTGAGGTCGTGCAGGGTCGCGGTGTAACGATCCAGCGGATAAAAGGGCTGAAATAA
- a CDS encoding aldolase, whose product MEELIKYGKKIVAAGLAHAHFGNVSKRVGDQMLISTTGSMLDELDGQIVTVPVDPATPDELDVIASTEVNVHRAIYRTTSALAILHGHSNYAVAISMLFEPGEQLVPDDSESLYVLHEIPIVRGGVGSAELARNASDALRDHKGIIVQGHGVFARGATVDEAFVVLSSVEHACMVMYLVYLAKRLRG is encoded by the coding sequence ATGGAGGAGCTGATCAAGTACGGGAAGAAGATCGTGGCAGCCGGGCTTGCGCACGCGCATTTCGGTAACGTGAGCAAACGCGTGGGCGACCAGATGCTCATCAGCACGACCGGGAGCATGCTCGACGAGCTGGACGGGCAGATTGTGACCGTCCCGGTGGATCCGGCGACACCCGACGAGCTCGATGTTATCGCATCAACCGAGGTCAATGTCCACCGTGCGATTTACCGGACGACCTCTGCGCTCGCCATTCTTCACGGGCACTCGAATTACGCGGTCGCGATCTCGATGCTGTTCGAGCCGGGCGAGCAGCTCGTGCCTGATGATTCCGAGAGCCTCTACGTGCTGCATGAGATTCCGATCGTGCGGGGCGGTGTTGGGTCCGCGGAATTGGCACGGAACGCTTCGGACGCGCTCCGCGATCACAAAGGGATCATTGTCCAGGGTCATGGCGTATTCGCACGCGGTGCCACGGTCGATGAAGCGTTCGTTGTTCTCAGCTCGGTTGAGCACGCCTGTATGGTGATGTACCTGGTCTACCTGGCGAAGCGACTCCGGGGTTAG
- a CDS encoding aldehyde ferredoxin oxidoreductase, protein MSPGYGWQGRIMRIDLSTGAVQTVVPDDSVLTAFLGGRGLGARFVYDAGRADALSPANPLVFAAGPLTGTRTPASGRVSLATKSPLTGTIFDSNCGGSFGPALKRAGYDAVVITGRSPEPVVLVIEDDRVDLQPAGALWGTNVKETTRLLSLRGSVACIGKAGERQVLLAAIIADKKHAFGRGGVGAVMGSKNLKAVVVNGTGSVDVCDADEFERQKQTINRLLVASPTITKGLAVFGTPFLVKITSWMKILPVANFRALDHQAFDPRPFFATMIERRYSPRRAACYSCPIACKREDGTGTELPEYETIGLMGANIQNPDYDAIVEANRLCNDYGLDTISVAGVLGCYAELRNAGIAGHELVALTAQIGEQAGIGARLGRGTKRFAASEGRPEAAMQVKGLELPAYDPRGVKGLGFSYATSNRGGCHTRAYLVAPEILRKPKAIDPYTLAGKAGHAKIFQDRFAAVDSLVVCKFAFFGAGEEEYANIVSAVTGVKFTSEDLMQIGERIWNLERLYNLREGFTDADDTLPERFFTVPANGRIVDRAEFLKTRTEYYRLRGWDDNGVPTERTLNRLGLAELERS, encoded by the coding sequence ATGAGTCCCGGATACGGCTGGCAGGGCCGAATCATGCGCATTGACCTCTCAACCGGTGCAGTACAGACCGTCGTGCCCGACGATTCAGTGCTCACCGCGTTTCTCGGCGGTCGCGGGCTCGGTGCTAGATTCGTGTACGATGCGGGCCGTGCTGATGCGCTTTCGCCGGCGAATCCGCTGGTCTTTGCCGCGGGGCCGTTGACGGGCACCAGAACACCGGCCTCGGGTCGCGTCTCCCTCGCCACGAAATCGCCCTTAACCGGGACGATCTTCGATTCGAACTGTGGTGGCTCATTCGGACCTGCGTTGAAGCGCGCGGGGTATGATGCGGTTGTTATTACCGGGCGCTCGCCCGAGCCGGTGGTACTGGTGATAGAAGACGATCGCGTGGACCTGCAGCCTGCGGGAGCGCTCTGGGGCACGAACGTGAAGGAGACCACGCGTCTGCTCTCGCTCCGGGGTAGTGTCGCCTGTATCGGTAAAGCGGGCGAGCGGCAGGTGCTCTTAGCAGCCATTATTGCGGATAAGAAACACGCGTTTGGTCGTGGCGGCGTGGGTGCGGTCATGGGCTCAAAGAACCTGAAAGCAGTCGTTGTTAACGGCACCGGCAGCGTGGACGTCTGTGACGCTGATGAATTCGAACGGCAGAAGCAAACGATCAACCGGCTCCTGGTGGCGAGCCCGACGATTACCAAGGGCCTCGCGGTCTTCGGTACGCCCTTCCTGGTCAAGATCACGAGCTGGATGAAGATCCTGCCAGTGGCGAATTTCCGCGCGCTCGACCACCAGGCATTCGATCCCCGCCCCTTCTTTGCCACGATGATCGAGCGGCGGTATTCGCCCCGCAGAGCCGCCTGCTATTCCTGCCCCATTGCCTGCAAGCGCGAAGATGGCACGGGTACTGAACTGCCGGAATACGAGACCATCGGGCTGATGGGCGCGAATATCCAGAATCCTGATTACGACGCGATCGTTGAGGCGAACCGGCTCTGTAATGACTACGGCCTGGATACCATCTCGGTCGCCGGCGTTCTGGGCTGTTACGCGGAGTTACGAAACGCAGGTATTGCAGGACACGAACTGGTAGCGCTCACCGCGCAGATCGGTGAGCAAGCGGGTATAGGCGCGCGATTGGGGCGCGGTACGAAACGGTTCGCGGCCTCAGAAGGTCGTCCTGAGGCAGCGATGCAGGTAAAGGGGCTTGAGCTCCCTGCGTACGATCCGCGGGGCGTGAAAGGGCTGGGATTCAGCTACGCCACCTCTAATCGAGGCGGATGCCATACGCGAGCGTACCTCGTCGCGCCGGAGATCCTGAGGAAGCCGAAAGCGATTGACCCGTATACGCTAGCGGGCAAGGCGGGGCACGCAAAGATCTTCCAGGACCGCTTCGCCGCGGTTGATTCGCTCGTGGTCTGCAAATTCGCGTTCTTCGGTGCCGGTGAGGAGGAGTACGCGAATATCGTGAGTGCTGTGACCGGCGTGAAGTTCACCTCGGAAGACCTCATGCAGATTGGCGAGCGGATCTGGAACCTGGAGCGGCTGTATAATCTGCGTGAAGGGTTTACCGATGCGGATGATACGCTGCCCGAGCGGTTCTTTACCGTACCGGCGAATGGGCGCATCGTTGATCGCGCGGAGTTCCTGAAGACACGCACCGAATACTATCGCCTGCGTGGCTGGGACGATAATGGCGTGCCCACTGAACGGACGCTGAACCGATTGGGACTGGCAGAGCTGGAACGCTCATGA
- the hypE gene encoding hydrogenase expression/formation protein HypE has product MTIGSSIKLEHGAGGEGMHELLKLVLSYFNFSFTANSGDGGIRSMIEVPLQALDDSAVVADIVFTTDSHTVKPLFFPGGDIGSLAVAGTVNDISVMGAQPLGLSVAFVIEEGFPMHDFERVLASMKHTCEAAEVAVVTGDTKVVERGAVEQLVVNTSAIGRRTAALERNLAEVRKYRALNSNWLLDSNLRAGDRIIVSGYVGDHGVALLSFREGFEFDTALESDIAPLNKPIQTILEVGGIVAMKDPTRGGLANLLNEFSAKSNVGILIEEASIPVRKSVRSACELLGIDPLEVGNEGKLVLGVVKEQAEAVLAALRETEQGRDAAIIGTATAAVKGVVMKTRVGGMRIVETPLGDPVPRIC; this is encoded by the coding sequence ATGACCATTGGCAGCAGTATCAAACTTGAGCACGGTGCAGGTGGCGAGGGGATGCACGAGTTGCTCAAGCTCGTGCTCAGCTATTTCAACTTCTCGTTCACGGCGAACAGCGGTGACGGCGGTATAAGGAGCATGATCGAGGTGCCGTTACAGGCGCTGGACGATTCCGCAGTGGTTGCTGATATCGTCTTTACGACCGATTCGCACACCGTGAAGCCGCTCTTCTTCCCGGGCGGTGATATCGGGTCTCTTGCGGTCGCCGGTACGGTGAACGACATCTCGGTCATGGGTGCGCAACCGCTTGGGCTCTCGGTCGCCTTCGTGATCGAGGAGGGGTTCCCGATGCACGACTTCGAGCGGGTGTTAGCGAGCATGAAGCATACGTGCGAGGCGGCTGAGGTCGCGGTCGTCACGGGCGATACGAAAGTAGTGGAGCGGGGGGCGGTGGAGCAGCTGGTGGTGAACACCTCCGCGATCGGCCGGCGAACGGCCGCGCTGGAGCGCAATCTCGCGGAGGTACGGAAGTACCGTGCGCTCAACAGCAACTGGTTACTCGATTCGAATCTGCGCGCGGGCGATAGGATAATCGTCTCCGGGTATGTCGGTGATCATGGCGTCGCGCTGCTCTCGTTCCGTGAAGGTTTCGAGTTCGATACCGCGTTGGAATCTGATATCGCGCCCCTGAACAAGCCGATCCAGACGATCCTGGAGGTCGGGGGTATCGTAGCGATGAAGGATCCCACGCGCGGCGGGCTCGCGAATCTGCTCAACGAGTTCAGTGCGAAATCGAACGTCGGCATTCTGATCGAGGAGGCATCGATTCCCGTGCGGAAATCGGTGCGGAGCGCCTGCGAGCTCCTGGGAATCGATCCGCTGGAGGTTGGGAACGAGGGGAAGCTGGTGCTCGGCGTGGTCAAGGAGCAGGCGGAAGCGGTGCTGGCAGCACTGCGAGAAACAGAGCAAGGTCGAGATGCCGCGATCATCGGCACGGCGACCGCCGCTGTGAAGGGCGTGGTGATGAAGACCCGGGTGGGTGGTATGCGGATCGTGGAGACGCCCCTTGGTGATCCCGTGCCCCGGATCTGTTGA
- a CDS encoding DUF47 family protein, translating to MTRGEARKRFAALIARQAETRSPAATLLAHYLLLGSVLHSMSVFLPHEKKFFSLFEELADTAVEAAQLMLDLSADAQPEGSLSLSHDARRSNLMEVRERLKIIEQEGDAIVHQIIQGLFHDHTRVTEEKGDIRYFAHNLDNVIDGVEKAVARLAFTPHPSIPEPVSEFAPIILKTANEIKKAVCCLRSIRRSEVTLEECCIRINELENIADRVNRKWVKRLMTTPTESSNEVLERLLIKEIVDILEDTMDNCEDVANILETFRLKGGI from the coding sequence ATGACACGAGGTGAAGCGCGGAAGCGGTTTGCCGCACTAATCGCCCGGCAAGCCGAAACTCGTAGCCCTGCCGCCACCCTTCTGGCTCACTACTTGCTGCTCGGTTCCGTCTTGCACAGCATGTCTGTCTTCCTCCCGCACGAGAAGAAATTCTTCTCACTCTTCGAGGAGCTCGCGGATACCGCGGTGGAAGCCGCACAACTGATGCTGGATTTGAGTGCTGACGCTCAACCGGAGGGATCCCTTTCACTGAGCCATGACGCGCGCAGGTCCAACCTCATGGAAGTCCGCGAGCGGCTCAAGATCATTGAGCAGGAAGGTGACGCTATTGTGCACCAGATCATTCAGGGGCTCTTTCATGATCACACGCGGGTCACGGAGGAGAAGGGCGACATCCGCTATTTCGCGCATAATCTTGACAACGTGATCGACGGCGTGGAGAAGGCCGTTGCGCGATTGGCATTTACACCGCACCCGAGCATTCCCGAACCCGTGAGTGAGTTCGCGCCCATCATTCTGAAGACCGCGAACGAGATAAAGAAGGCCGTGTGCTGTTTACGGTCCATCCGACGCAGTGAAGTAACGCTGGAGGAGTGCTGCATACGCATCAATGAATTGGAGAATATTGCGGACCGGGTAAATCGCAAATGGGTCAAACGCCTGATGACCACGCCGACGGAGAGTTCGAACGAGGTGCTCGAGCGGCTGCTGATCAAGGAGATCGTGGATATCCTGGAAGATACTATGGATAACTGCGAGGACGTGGCGAATATCCTGGAGACCTTCCGCTTGAAAGGCGGCATCTGA
- a CDS encoding HEAT repeat domain-containing protein, with amino-acid sequence MAQNEENNRLDDDSTTRKGTKTREQRVGELMRALTDEDWDVRRRAAYALGNLGEAAVRPLIRALTNDRWDVRRKAAWALGNIGDPRAVAPLLHALKDDCGDVREQVAWALGALRDLTALEPLIHALSDPDSSVRHQAARSLAVFAVLNEHRVTAALEDYESRLTDDGREHFRQYRELYEQARQKARLSERQG; translated from the coding sequence ATGGCTCAGAACGAGGAGAATAACCGTTTGGATGACGACTCGACGACCCGTAAAGGCACAAAAACGCGCGAGCAGCGTGTTGGCGAGCTGATGCGGGCCTTGACCGATGAGGACTGGGATGTGCGGCGGCGGGCGGCCTATGCGCTCGGCAACCTCGGCGAGGCCGCGGTCCGGCCACTCATTCGCGCGCTCACGAACGACCGGTGGGACGTTCGTCGTAAAGCTGCATGGGCGCTCGGTAATATCGGCGATCCCCGGGCAGTTGCACCGCTACTGCACGCGCTAAAAGACGATTGTGGTGACGTGCGTGAGCAAGTTGCATGGGCGCTTGGCGCGCTCAGAGATTTAACGGCGCTCGAGCCGCTTATTCATGCGCTCTCCGACCCCGATTCGAGTGTACGACACCAGGCAGCGCGGTCGCTTGCCGTGTTCGCGGTCTTGAACGAGCATCGGGTGACTGCGGCACTGGAGGATTACGAATCACGCCTGACGGATGACGGCCGTGAGCATTTCCGGCAGTATCGGGAACTGTATGAGCAGGCACGTCAAAAGGCACGGCTCAGCGAGCGTCAAGGCTGA